A window of Bufo gargarizans isolate SCDJY-AF-19 chromosome 9, ASM1485885v1, whole genome shotgun sequence contains these coding sequences:
- the LOC122919746 gene encoding LOW QUALITY PROTEIN: NTPase KAP family P-loop domain-containing protein 1-like (The sequence of the model RefSeq protein was modified relative to this genomic sequence to represent the inferred CDS: deleted 1 base in 1 codon): MALAKENKDEEYCYALAKALYHDKCPLTIGLYIPWGRCKDDLLDKIRRIHLFNIIVRLLFYKPVITENHKDLKSIHFVFVRFSAWECTGSDQLWAGLVTALCDGVEHQFGLIPLSIYRALYKNKKIENRKGSEKWVSKEFLKIPLWLLTLCVFLMGVLVFALILNTVISNDKISIYFIYIFVSMFALCTVKPFIMTLEVTKNLILTQKVKVLRKLKGKDMSSQMGFMADVKKEVDTITSYLQMMEIFQNTKIRVIIEITKLDNCMPNRVVEVLNAINILLSNEDAPFISILAVDPGIIVECVEKSDLLKGMANNGYLFLNRVVTLPFSIPQMNYHTKSGHLSYIIDSKNSLRRKITEDKSRSSENNRLLEVKTGKGNKDEGANQLIREALEHLKSDECLEYITDNVINMRRIVNSIVITLRLMARDNKYQEISANKVSKWVIMAAQWPCSFSWILQCIEDEQQSRKGQDSPYEKIKLWDIYEMSLDTLHANRESLKELLELDGDPDTFCKLLEYTDFTVEDANKLRTYTVNLDHTIQRKIELLQGSFELFEVKKEKSLTRMNLLKMSTSQVCDKMKELNLKHCEDYIEKIEKHNLDGKALLYSKNEEIRGALGMNLGDWVIFRAKFLSLPTPNLFF; encoded by the exons ATGGCGTTGG CAAAAGAGAATAAAGATGAAGAGTACTGCTACGCGCTGGCCAAAGCTCTTTACCATGACAAATGTCCTTTGACTATTGGTCTGTATATACCATGGGGTAGATGCAAGGACGATCTTCTTGACAAAATTAGGA GAATTCATCTTTTCAATATAATTGTGCGCTTGTTATTTTATAAGCCTGTCATCACAGAAAATCACAAAGATCTGAAAAGTATCCATTTTGTCTTCGTAAGGTTCAGTGCCTGGGAATGCACAGGTAGTGACCAACTATGGGCTGGCCTGGTTACAGCTCTTTGTGATGGGGTTGAGCATCAATTTGGGCTGATACCTCTTAGTATTTATCGTGCATTATACAAGAACAAGAAAATTGAAAATCGTAAAGGCTCTGAGAAATGGGTTTCTAAGGAGTTTCTAAAAATCCCACTGTGGCTTCTTACTTTATGTGTGTTCCTCATGGGAGTCTTGGTTTTTGCATTGATTTTAAATACTGTGATATCTAACGATAAAATATCTATATATTTCATATACATTTTTGTATCTATGTTTGCTCTTTGTACAGTAAAACCGTTTATAATGACCcttgaggtgacaaaaaatttaattttgactcagaaagtcaaagtgttaAGAAAACTGAAGGGGAAAGATATGAGCTCTCAGATGGGCTTCATGGCTGATGTCAAGAAGGAGGTTGACACTATCACTTCTTACCTTCAAATGATGGAAATATTCCAAAATACGAAAATAAGAGTCATCATAGAAATCACTAAATTGGACAACTGCATGCCAAACCGAGTGGTCGAAGTCTTAAACGCTATAAATATACTGCTTTCTAATGAAGATGCACCATTTATATCCATCTTGGCTGTAGACCCTGGTATCATTGTTGaatgtgttgaaaagtcagaCCTACTGAAAGGCATGGCGAACAATGGCTATCTGTTCCTAAACCGGGTTGTCACATTACCCTTTTCTATCCCCCAGATGAATTACCATACTAAGTCCGGTCATCTGAGTTATATAATTGACAGTAAAAATAGTTTaagaagaaaaataactgaagaTAAAAGTAGGTCTTCTGAAAATAATAGACTCTTGGAGGTTAAAACAGGCAAAGGTAATAAAGATGAAGGAGCAAATCAGTTAATACGGGAGGCACTGGAGCACCTGAAATCTGACGAATGTCTTGAATATATTACTGACAATGTTATCAACATGAGGAGGATTGTGAACTCCATTGTCATAACTCTCAGACTGATGGCCAGAGATAATAAATATCAAGAAATAAGCGCAAATAAGGTATCAAAGTGGGTGATAATGGCTGCCCAATGGCCGTGTTCCTTCAGCTGGATACTACAGTGCATTGAAGATGAGCAGCAGAGTAGAAAAGGCCAAGATTCTCCATacgaaaaaataaaactgtgggaCATTTATGAGATGTCCCTGGATACTTTGCATGCTAATAGGGAGAGTCTCAAAGAGCTTCTGGAGTTGGATGGGGATCCAGATACCTTCTGCAAACTACTAGAGTATACTGATTTCACTGTGGAAGATGCAAACAAGTTAAGAACATACACTGTCAACTTAGATCACACCATTCAAAGGAAGATTGAACTCCTACAAGGTAGTTTTGAACTTTTTGAGGTT AAGAAGGAAAAATCGCTGACTAGAATGAATTTATTGAAAATGAGCACAAGTCAAGTCTGTGACAAG ATGAAAGAGCTTAATTTAAAACATTGTGAAGACTATATAGAGAAGATTGAGAAGCATAATCTGGATGGAAAGGCTCTTCTTTACAGCAAAAATGAAGAGATAAGAGGAGCCTTGGGCATGAATCTCGGAGACTGGGTGATATTTAGAGCTAAATTTTTAAGCTTGCCTACTCCAAACCTTTTCTTTTAA